A stretch of the Bordetella genomosp. 8 genome encodes the following:
- a CDS encoding CaiB/BaiF CoA transferase family protein: MKKTETAATDADMALPLAGVRVVDLTSAVVGPYCTQVLADYGADVIKVEEKSGDVIRWISGKSRTPGMSGKFMHMNRNKRSVSLDLKQPAGRDALLKLVDSADVFLHNMRSAAVARLGLDADSLLARRANLLYCGIVGFGSDGRYAGRPAYDSILQGGTALASLLAGADGEPRYVPYVVIDRTAGLMVAHALLAALFARQRDGRGRVIEVPMFESYAGLLLGEHLYGHSFDPPTDRLGDRRLLDANARPVRTRDGHVCITTNTDAQVHKLFVALGRADLAQDARFSTSLARIEHISEFFAIRAELLARRDTDEVVELLLRHDIPCMPCHTLESLLADPHLGDVGLVQPGRHPTQGAIRHIRPTVRMTGYEPSVRLPAPHIGEHTRAVLAELGYGPEQIAGLYDSGAAYTAADAPQGQEPMTTPETRK; this comes from the coding sequence ATGAAGAAAACGGAGACAGCGGCGACGGACGCCGACATGGCCCTGCCCTTGGCCGGCGTACGCGTGGTCGACCTGACGTCGGCGGTGGTCGGGCCGTATTGCACGCAGGTTCTGGCCGACTATGGCGCGGACGTCATCAAGGTGGAAGAAAAGTCCGGCGACGTCATCCGCTGGATCTCCGGCAAGTCGCGCACGCCCGGCATGTCAGGCAAGTTCATGCACATGAACCGCAACAAGCGCAGCGTGTCGCTGGACCTGAAGCAGCCGGCCGGCCGCGATGCCTTGCTGAAGCTGGTGGACAGCGCCGATGTCTTCCTGCACAACATGCGCAGCGCCGCGGTGGCCCGCCTGGGATTGGACGCCGACAGCCTGCTGGCGCGGCGCGCCAACCTGCTCTATTGCGGCATCGTCGGCTTTGGCAGCGACGGCCGCTATGCCGGACGGCCGGCCTACGACTCCATCCTGCAGGGGGGCACCGCGCTGGCCAGCCTGCTGGCCGGTGCGGACGGCGAGCCGCGCTACGTGCCCTATGTCGTGATCGACCGCACCGCCGGCCTGATGGTCGCGCACGCGCTGCTGGCCGCCTTGTTCGCGCGCCAGCGCGATGGGCGGGGCCGGGTGATCGAAGTGCCGATGTTCGAAAGCTACGCGGGCCTGCTCCTGGGCGAGCATCTGTATGGGCATAGCTTCGACCCGCCCACCGACCGGCTGGGTGACCGGCGGCTGCTGGACGCCAATGCGCGACCGGTCCGCACGCGCGACGGACACGTCTGCATCACGACCAATACGGACGCGCAGGTGCACAAGCTGTTCGTCGCCCTGGGACGCGCGGATCTGGCGCAGGACGCGCGCTTCAGCACGTCGCTGGCGCGCATCGAGCATATTTCCGAGTTCTTCGCCATCCGCGCCGAACTGCTGGCGCGGCGCGATACCGATGAAGTCGTCGAGCTGCTGCTACGGCACGATATCCCCTGCATGCCTTGCCATACGCTGGAATCGCTGCTGGCCGATCCGCATCTGGGGGACGTCGGGCTGGTGCAACCGGGACGGCATCCGACGCAGGGCGCGATCCGGCACATCCGGCCGACGGTCCGCATGACGGGCTATGAACCGTCCGTACGGCTGCCCGCGCCGCACATCGGCGAGCATACCCGCGCGGTGCTTGCCGAACTGGGCTATGGACCCGAGCAGATCGCCGGACTCTACGACAGCGGCGCGGCGTACACCGCCGCCGATGCACCCCAGGGGCAAGAACCCATGACCACTCCGGAGACAAGAAAGTGA
- a CDS encoding Bug family tripartite tricarboxylate transporter substrate binding protein, translating to MINLQRRRLLTAALLATAAPLARAQGSFPDHPPRLIVGFAPGGGSDFIARALAAEIAGPLGQPLIVENRPGAGGAIAARAAATSPPNGYTLFLGSAATFVINPVLMTDLPYDAEKDFVPVGSVARFDYVLMTRPSLPYRTLADLVAHAKQKPGELTIGSAGNGSNTHLAAAAFQQAAGIQLRHIPYKGTTPALTDLAGGNIDLLFDSVPTVLSLVKSGKVKGLATTGNAREALLPELPTVIEAGVPGFTASNWFAVFAPARTPAELVDRLNAAMQKALTGAALREQLTSTGNVPLPGSPQDLRALVNQERASYTRLIKTSGIKIE from the coding sequence GTGATAAACCTGCAGCGCCGCCGGCTTCTGACCGCCGCCCTCCTGGCCACGGCCGCGCCTCTCGCGCGAGCCCAGGGCAGTTTTCCCGATCATCCGCCCCGCCTGATCGTCGGCTTCGCGCCCGGCGGCGGCAGCGATTTCATCGCGCGCGCCCTGGCCGCCGAAATCGCCGGTCCCCTGGGCCAGCCGCTCATCGTCGAGAATCGGCCTGGTGCCGGCGGCGCCATCGCGGCGCGCGCCGCCGCCACGAGTCCGCCGAACGGCTACACCCTGTTCCTGGGCAGCGCGGCGACGTTCGTGATCAATCCCGTGCTGATGACCGACCTGCCCTACGACGCGGAAAAGGATTTCGTACCGGTGGGATCGGTGGCGCGCTTCGACTACGTGTTGATGACGCGGCCCAGCCTGCCTTACAGGACGCTGGCCGACCTGGTTGCCCACGCGAAGCAGAAGCCGGGCGAACTGACTATCGGTTCCGCCGGCAATGGTTCGAACACGCATCTGGCCGCGGCGGCATTCCAGCAGGCAGCGGGCATCCAGCTGCGTCATATCCCCTACAAGGGCACCACGCCGGCCCTGACTGACCTGGCGGGCGGCAATATCGACCTGCTGTTCGACTCGGTGCCCACGGTGCTCAGCCTGGTGAAGTCCGGCAAGGTGAAGGGCCTGGCCACCACGGGAAATGCGCGCGAAGCGCTGCTGCCGGAACTGCCTACCGTGATCGAAGCCGGCGTGCCGGGCTTTACCGCGAGCAACTGGTTCGCGGTGTTCGCGCCGGCGCGCACGCCGGCCGAACTGGTGGACCGGCTCAATGCGGCGATGCAAAAGGCGTTGACGGGGGCGGCATTGCGCGAGCAATTGACGTCCACCGGCAACGTGCCATTGCCAGGCAGCCCGCAGGACCTGCGGGCGCTGGTAAACCAGGAGCGCGCTTCCTATACGAGACTGATCAAGACGTCCGGCATCAAGATCGAGTGA
- a CDS encoding DUF3313 domain-containing protein has product MNMLKAGGLAATLIVLAGCAGTPPKESGFLGNEYAKMHQTSAPGGGTRLSYLNPKFQTASYEAVLLERVTYYPEPQPTENVSRETLEQIRTYADTSLRQKLGQQVRLVDRPGPGVARIRVAITAVGSETQPLAPYQYIPIGLVITGAKAAIEGGRPQDAKIAIETQVTDSVTSEVLYAAVRGGTGKEIANNQEAEGGVRLDSVKTLIDTWTTGASQEIVKYVSAR; this is encoded by the coding sequence ATGAACATGCTGAAAGCAGGCGGCCTCGCCGCCACACTGATCGTCCTGGCCGGTTGCGCGGGTACGCCGCCCAAGGAATCCGGGTTCCTGGGCAATGAATACGCCAAAATGCATCAGACCAGCGCGCCGGGCGGCGGTACGCGGCTTTCCTATCTGAACCCGAAATTCCAGACCGCCAGCTACGAGGCCGTCCTGCTGGAGCGGGTGACCTACTACCCCGAACCGCAACCCACCGAGAATGTCTCCCGCGAAACGCTGGAGCAGATCCGGACCTATGCCGATACGTCGTTGCGGCAGAAGCTCGGCCAGCAGGTGCGGCTGGTGGACAGGCCGGGACCGGGCGTGGCCCGCATCCGTGTCGCGATCACGGCCGTGGGCAGCGAGACCCAGCCGCTGGCGCCATACCAGTACATTCCGATCGGCCTGGTGATCACGGGAGCCAAGGCCGCCATTGAAGGCGGACGTCCGCAGGACGCGAAGATCGCCATCGAGACCCAGGTGACCGACAGCGTCACCAGCGAAGTGCTGTATGCCGCGGTGCGTGGCGGTACCGGCAAGGAAATCGCCAATAACCAGGAGGCCGAGGGCGGCGTCCGCCTGGACAGCGTGAAGACGCTGATCGATACCTGGACCACCGGCGCGTCGCAGGAAATCGTCAAGTACGTATCCGCGCGCTAG
- a CDS encoding glutathione S-transferase C-terminal domain-containing protein yields MKLYIAKATCSLAVQVVLNELGGQEVELVHYDVSGKSTSNGDDFAEVNPLGYVPVLRIDNADHDLLAETVVIGSYLADQHPGSGLMPAHGTLERVKMDALLNFTATEIAQKHIPLMRKLLTEEGAAWTRNKLVAAYARLDRMLADGRTWLTGERFTLLDAYVWATFWHERSGTDISHLKNLMAYKGRIEVRPSVVKALADEAEVVARHETRLAA; encoded by the coding sequence ATGAAGCTTTACATCGCGAAAGCCACTTGCTCTCTCGCCGTCCAGGTCGTGTTGAACGAACTCGGCGGCCAGGAAGTCGAGCTTGTCCACTACGACGTATCCGGCAAGTCGACCTCCAATGGCGACGACTTTGCTGAAGTCAATCCGCTTGGCTATGTGCCCGTATTGAGGATTGACAACGCCGACCATGACCTGCTGGCCGAAACCGTCGTCATCGGCAGCTACCTCGCTGACCAGCATCCCGGCTCTGGCCTGATGCCGGCGCACGGCACGCTTGAACGGGTCAAGATGGACGCGCTGCTGAACTTCACTGCGACGGAAATCGCGCAAAAGCATATCCCGCTGATGCGCAAACTGCTGACGGAGGAGGGCGCGGCGTGGACGCGCAACAAGTTGGTCGCCGCCTATGCGCGCCTGGATCGCATGCTCGCGGACGGTCGCACATGGCTGACCGGCGAACGGTTCACCTTGCTGGATGCCTATGTCTGGGCCACGTTCTGGCATGAGCGCAGCGGCACCGACATAAGCCATCTGAAGAACTTGATGGCCTACAAGGGGCGTATCGAAGTACGCCCGTCCGTGGTGAAGGCGCTGGCCGACGAGGCCGAGGTGGTCGCGCGACACGAGACACGCCTGGCCGCCTGA
- a CDS encoding LysR family transcriptional regulator, with protein sequence MTERADAAIPEITAFAAVAQTGSFTKAAENLGTSKSNVGKAVQRLERRLGTRLFQRTTRAVRLTEDGETYLQAAQTALDSLRDAELALAARRDEPIGRVRIDLPAGFGRLLLPSFAELRKRYPRITLEAALTDRMSDAVGEGWDIVVRIGILPADSDMTVRKLCDLRLGLYAAPEYLARHAPIRSVSELSVHDAVIFRGPNGRLRPWTVQDGGIVREISPSPVMVLADGQALVEATIHGMGVSQILDRVARPHVDAGRLVHLLPASDVDGPPVHALIPLGRRMPSKARVVLDHLAEQLRPA encoded by the coding sequence ATGACGGAACGTGCGGACGCAGCCATACCCGAGATCACGGCATTCGCCGCCGTCGCACAGACGGGCAGCTTCACCAAGGCCGCGGAAAATCTCGGTACCAGCAAATCGAACGTCGGCAAGGCGGTGCAGCGCCTGGAGCGCCGGCTGGGAACCAGGCTGTTCCAGCGCACCACGCGCGCGGTGCGCCTGACCGAAGATGGCGAAACCTACCTGCAGGCCGCGCAGACGGCGCTGGACAGTCTGCGCGACGCCGAGCTGGCCTTGGCGGCGCGGCGCGATGAGCCTATCGGGCGGGTGCGCATCGACCTGCCGGCCGGCTTCGGGCGCCTGCTGCTGCCCAGCTTCGCCGAACTACGCAAGCGCTACCCCAGGATCACCCTGGAAGCTGCGTTGACCGATCGCATGTCCGACGCGGTGGGCGAGGGCTGGGACATCGTAGTGCGCATCGGCATTCTGCCCGCCGACAGCGACATGACCGTGCGCAAATTGTGCGACCTGCGGCTGGGGTTGTATGCCGCGCCCGAGTACCTGGCGCGCCATGCGCCGATCCGCTCAGTATCCGAACTGAGCGTCCATGATGCCGTGATCTTTCGGGGGCCCAACGGGCGCCTGCGTCCGTGGACGGTGCAGGATGGCGGGATCGTGCGCGAGATATCGCCGTCGCCGGTGATGGTGCTGGCCGACGGCCAGGCGTTGGTGGAAGCCACGATCCATGGCATGGGCGTTTCACAGATCCTGGACCGCGTGGCCCGGCCGCACGTCGATGCGGGAAGGCTGGTGCACCTGTTGCCCGCGTCCGACGTCGACGGGCCGCCCGTCCATGCTTTGATTCCACTCGGGCGACGCATGCCATCGAAAGCGCGGGTGGTCCTGGATCACCTCGCCGAGCAGCTCAGGCCCGCTTGA
- a CDS encoding gamma-glutamylcyclotransferase translates to MLTRELIRSGDYLRLYTTLPHAWRWPRERILRSLEETMRIRPDGGDVWVFGYGSLIWNPLLDFQAQQAAALDGWHRSFCLRMVVGRATNETPGRMLALEPEGRTHGVVYRLATQKLEQELPLLWQREMVSGAYLPTWLPVDLANGQRVHALVFVADRRRPQFEIDSSVATVAPLIARASGVHGSNADYVFKLSFALADRGCTDDYVEALACELRRIGSHMQHGADRALP, encoded by the coding sequence ATGTTGACCAGAGAGCTGATCCGGTCGGGCGACTATCTGCGGCTGTATACCACCCTGCCCCACGCTTGGCGATGGCCACGCGAGCGCATCCTGCGCTCGCTCGAAGAGACGATGCGGATACGTCCTGACGGCGGCGATGTGTGGGTGTTCGGCTATGGGTCGCTGATCTGGAACCCGCTGCTGGACTTCCAGGCGCAGCAGGCCGCCGCGCTGGATGGCTGGCATCGAAGCTTTTGCCTGCGCATGGTCGTCGGCCGCGCCACCAACGAAACGCCGGGACGCATGCTGGCGCTGGAACCCGAAGGCCGCACCCACGGGGTGGTGTACCGACTTGCCACGCAAAAGCTCGAACAGGAGTTGCCGCTGCTGTGGCAGCGCGAAATGGTGTCCGGCGCTTACTTGCCAACCTGGCTGCCGGTCGACTTGGCGAACGGCCAGCGCGTGCATGCGCTGGTCTTCGTCGCCGATCGCCGACGCCCGCAATTCGAAATCGATTCGTCCGTCGCCACCGTCGCGCCGCTGATCGCGCGCGCATCGGGCGTGCATGGCAGCAATGCCGACTACGTCTTCAAGCTGTCTTTCGCGCTGGCCGACCGCGGCTGCACGGACGACTACGTGGAAGCGCTGGCCTGCGAGCTCAGGCGCATCGGTTCCCATATGCAACACGGCGCCGATCGGGCTCTCCCGTAA
- a CDS encoding efflux RND transporter periplasmic adaptor subunit, with protein MTIRPRPLSVLLAALSIAVAGGGATYYRHGIAGAQAAAAPAAATEVDVAAVVSEPIVEWQSYSGRLEAIDKVEIRPLASGRIVAVHFADGATVKKGDLLFTIDPQPYAAALERAQAQVTAAEARAAYASSEFARSQRLLADNAVARRDYEEKRNASLEASAALRAARAAADTARIDLSYTRVTAPVSGRVSRAELTIGNIVQAGAATPLLTTVVSQSPIYASFDADEQTYLRYLRQAGSSKTPVYLGLADEDGYSRQGRIDSVDNQLDDRSGTIRVRARFDNGDNALLPGLYARVKVGAGTPRQAVLINEAAIGTDQAKRFVLVVDDANLVRYREVELGNEHDGMRVVTAGLQPGERVVIKGMQRVRPAEPVRPRLVDMTDGKPVATNTNPKQPVGSEPVTTLARSPS; from the coding sequence ATGACCATCCGACCCAGACCATTGTCGGTGCTGCTCGCCGCGCTATCCATTGCCGTGGCGGGCGGCGGCGCTACGTATTATCGCCACGGCATTGCCGGCGCACAGGCCGCCGCCGCGCCGGCCGCGGCAACCGAAGTCGACGTCGCCGCCGTTGTCAGCGAGCCTATCGTCGAGTGGCAAAGCTACTCGGGCCGGCTCGAAGCCATAGACAAGGTGGAGATCCGCCCGCTTGCGTCCGGCAGGATCGTCGCCGTGCATTTCGCCGACGGCGCGACGGTAAAGAAAGGCGATCTGCTGTTCACCATAGACCCGCAACCCTATGCCGCGGCGCTGGAGCGCGCCCAGGCCCAGGTCACGGCCGCGGAGGCGCGCGCGGCCTATGCATCATCCGAATTCGCGCGCAGCCAGCGGCTGTTGGCCGATAACGCGGTGGCGCGCCGCGATTACGAAGAGAAGCGCAATGCCTCGCTGGAAGCGAGCGCCGCGCTGCGCGCCGCCAGAGCGGCGGCCGATACCGCGCGCATCGATCTGTCGTATACGCGTGTGACGGCGCCGGTGTCCGGCCGCGTTTCGCGGGCGGAACTGACGATAGGCAACATCGTACAGGCGGGCGCCGCGACGCCCCTGCTGACCACGGTGGTATCGCAGTCGCCCATCTACGCCTCATTCGATGCCGACGAGCAAACCTACCTCCGTTACCTGCGCCAGGCCGGATCGTCGAAGACACCGGTCTACCTGGGCCTGGCGGACGAGGACGGCTATTCGCGCCAGGGCCGTATCGACTCGGTGGACAACCAACTGGACGACCGGTCCGGCACCATCCGCGTGCGGGCTCGGTTCGACAACGGCGACAACGCTCTGCTGCCAGGTTTGTATGCCCGCGTGAAAGTCGGCGCCGGCACGCCACGCCAGGCAGTGCTGATCAACGAAGCAGCGATCGGCACGGACCAGGCCAAGCGCTTCGTGCTGGTAGTCGACGATGCCAACCTGGTGCGGTACCGCGAGGTCGAGCTGGGCAATGAACACGACGGCATGCGCGTCGTCACGGCCGGCCTGCAGCCGGGCGAACGCGTGGTCATCAAGGGCATGCAGCGGGTGCGCCCCGCCGAGCCCGTGCGGCCGCGCCTGGTCGACATGACCGATGGCAAGCCAGTCGCCACCAACACAAACCCGAAGCAACCCGTAGGCAGCGAGCCCGTGACGACGCTCGCGCGGAGCCCATCATGA